The Globicephala melas chromosome 20, mGloMel1.2, whole genome shotgun sequence genome contains a region encoding:
- the MRPL10 gene encoding large ribosomal subunit protein uL10m isoform X1, with protein sequence MVARAEGKSGWRSLASLLGDWTPDGSSGRAGSPVPGSAHSCCCSSRRLRPPLPALGLPTILSSFRLARLRAVLPVAMAAAVAGMLRGGLLPQAGQLPIRQLVRYGSKAVTRHRRVMHFERQKLMAVTEYIPPKPAVNPRCLPPPPRPPQEETGLVRLLRREIAAVFRDNRMIAVCQNVALSAEDKLLMRHRLRRHKILMKVFPNQILKSFLEDSKYPNLLPLFVGHNLLLVSEEPKVKEMVRILKSVPFLPLLGGCVDDTILSRQGFINYSKLPSLALVQGELVGGLTLLTAQTHSLLQHQPLRLTALLDQYVRQQHEEDPVVPASGQPDPPDAVPDS encoded by the exons ATGGTGGCGCGTGCGGAGGGCAAGAGCGGTTGGAGGAGTCTAGCGTCGTTGCTAGGAGACTGGACGCCAGATGGGTCATCCGGGAGGGCGGGCTCGCCGGTGCCGGGCTCGGCGCATTCGTGTTGCTGCTCCAGCCGGCGGCTCCGCCCTCCGCTTCCGGCCCTGGGACTACCCACAATCCTTAGCTCCTTCCGTCTCGCTAGGCTCCGGGCCGTTCTTCCGGTGGCGATGGCTGCGGCCGTGGCTGGGATGCTGCGAGGGGGTCTCCTGCCCCAGGCGG GCCAGCTGCCCATCCGCCAGCTTGTCCGCTATGGCTCCAAGGCTGTTACCCGTCACCGTCGTGTGATGCACTTTGAACGGCAGAAGCTGATGGCTGTGACTGAGTATATCCCCCCCAAACCTGCTGTCAACCCCAGATGCCTGCCGCCCCCTCCCAGGCCCCCCCAGGAG GAGACAGGCCTCGTCCGGCTCCTCCGTCGGGAGATAGCAGCAGTTTTCCGAGACAACCGAATGATAGCTGTCTGCCAGAACGTGGCTCTGAGCGCGGAGGACAAGCTTCTCATGCGGCACCGGCTGCGGAGGCACAAGATCCTGATGAAGGTCTTCCCCAACCAG ATCCTAAAGTCCTTCCTGGAAGATTCCAAGTACCCAAATCTGCTGCCCCTTTTTGTGGGGCACAACCTGCTGCTGGTCAGTGAAGAGCCCAAGGTCAAGGAGATGGTGCGAATCTTGAAGAGTGTGCCTTTCCTGCCGCTGTTGG GTGGCTGCGTTGATGACACCATCCTCAGCAGGCAGGGCTTCATCAACTACTCCAAgctccccagcctggccctggTGCAGGGGGAGCTGGTAGGAGGACTTACCCTCCTCACGGCCCAGACCCACTCCCTGCTTCAGCACCAGCCCCTCCGGCTGACTGCCCTGCTGGATCAGTACGTCAGACAGCAACACGAGGAGGACCCTGTCGTGCCAGCCAGTGGGCAGCCAGATCCTCCCGACGCTGTTCCGGACTCGTAG
- the MRPL10 gene encoding large ribosomal subunit protein uL10m isoform X2, which translates to MHFERQKLMAVTEYIPPKPAVNPRCLPPPPRPPQEETGLVRLLRREIAAVFRDNRMIAVCQNVALSAEDKLLMRHRLRRHKILMKVFPNQILKSFLEDSKYPNLLPLFVGHNLLLVSEEPKVKEMVRILKSVPFLPLLGGCVDDTILSRQGFINYSKLPSLALVQGELVGGLTLLTAQTHSLLQHQPLRLTALLDQYVRQQHEEDPVVPASGQPDPPDAVPDS; encoded by the exons ATGCACTTTGAACGGCAGAAGCTGATGGCTGTGACTGAGTATATCCCCCCCAAACCTGCTGTCAACCCCAGATGCCTGCCGCCCCCTCCCAGGCCCCCCCAGGAG GAGACAGGCCTCGTCCGGCTCCTCCGTCGGGAGATAGCAGCAGTTTTCCGAGACAACCGAATGATAGCTGTCTGCCAGAACGTGGCTCTGAGCGCGGAGGACAAGCTTCTCATGCGGCACCGGCTGCGGAGGCACAAGATCCTGATGAAGGTCTTCCCCAACCAG ATCCTAAAGTCCTTCCTGGAAGATTCCAAGTACCCAAATCTGCTGCCCCTTTTTGTGGGGCACAACCTGCTGCTGGTCAGTGAAGAGCCCAAGGTCAAGGAGATGGTGCGAATCTTGAAGAGTGTGCCTTTCCTGCCGCTGTTGG GTGGCTGCGTTGATGACACCATCCTCAGCAGGCAGGGCTTCATCAACTACTCCAAgctccccagcctggccctggTGCAGGGGGAGCTGGTAGGAGGACTTACCCTCCTCACGGCCCAGACCCACTCCCTGCTTCAGCACCAGCCCCTCCGGCTGACTGCCCTGCTGGATCAGTACGTCAGACAGCAACACGAGGAGGACCCTGTCGTGCCAGCCAGTGGGCAGCCAGATCCTCCCGACGCTGTTCCGGACTCGTAG
- the LRRC46 gene encoding leucine-rich repeat-containing protein 46 isoform X2, whose amino-acid sequence MPGDKPAQSPEEGGVCITEALITKRNLAFPEDEDLSEKMFHTLAELQTVRLDREGITTIRNLEGFQNLHSLYLQGNKIERIENLACVPSLRFLSLAGNRIRQVENLRDLPHLQFLDLSENLIEILKLDEFPESLLILNLTGNSCTNQESYRRLVTEGLPLLLDLDGQPVAERWTSDEEDQASSNEDEEFPELRGPFCSERGDPAFQGSQHPQSTPLPALWDLREAKTAVVSGDVVPGPDQSGHAGFLKELEQETSRHREHRQQTALLEHLLRVEMRPALTDLPPLPGAPMAGNSSPSVPPRQGKETSPEPVSLPQASSATKKPCLPASRSQQSTVRAGKGAPSTTKTVTEKIKK is encoded by the exons ATGCCTGGAG ATAAGCCTGCCCAGAGTCCAGAGGAAGGCGGTGTGTGCATTACTGAAGCCCTTATCACGAAGCGGAACTTGGCCTTCCCTGAGGATGAGGACCTGTCAGAGAAGAT GTTCCACACGCTTGCTGAACTGCAGACTGTCCGCCTGGACCGGGAGGGAATTACCACTATCAGGAACCTAGAGGGCTTCCAGAATCTTCACAGCCTCTATCTGCAAGGG AATAAGATCGAGCGAATTGAGAACCTGGCCTGTGTCCCCTCCTTACG CTTCCTGTCTCTGGCAGGAAACCGAATCAGGCAGGTGGAAAACCTCCGCGACCTCCCACACCTCCAGTTTCTGGACCTTTCTGAGAACCTGATAGAAATACTGAAGCTGG ATGAATTCCCCGAGAGCCTTCTCATCCTCAACCTGACTGGAAACAGCTGCACCAACCAGGAGAGCTACAG GAGGCTGGTGACAGAAGGCCTGCCACTGCTCCTGGACCTAGACGGGCAGCCTGTGGCAGAGCGCTGGACCTCGGATGAGGAGGATCAAGCCTCAAGCAATGAGGACGAGGAGTTCCCAGAGCTGAGAGGCCCGTTCTGCTCAGAGCGAGGTGACCCTGCTTTCCAAGGCTCGCAGCATCCCCAGAGCACACCCCTGCCTGCCCTGTGGGATCTGAGAGAAGCTAAGACAGCGGTGGTGTCTGGGGACGTGGTCCCAGGGCCAGACCAGTCTGGGCATGCAG GCTTCCTcaaggagctggagcaggagacGAGCAGGCACCGGGAGCACAGGCAGCAGACAGCCCTGCTGGAGCACCTACTGAGGGTGGAGATGCGGCCCGCCCTCACCGACCTCCCACCGCTGCCAGGGGCGCCCATGGCCGGGAACAGCAGCCCTTCCGTCCCTCCCAGGCAAGGGAAGGAGACATCCCCGGAGCCCGTCTCCTTGCCACAAGCCTCCTCTGCCACCAAGAAACCATGCCTTCCGGCTTCCAGGAGCCAACAAAGCACTGTTCGGGCAGGGAAGGGGGCCCCCAGCACGACCAAAACTGTGACCGAAAAAATCAAGAAGTGA
- the LRRC46 gene encoding leucine-rich repeat-containing protein 46 isoform X4 — MPGDKPAQSPEEGGVCITEALITKRNLAFPEDEDLSEKMFHTLAELQTVRLDREGITTIRNLEGFQNLHSLYLQGNKIERIENLACVPSLRFLSLAGNRIRQVENLRDLPHLQFLDLSENLIEILKLDEFPESLLILNLTGNSCTNQESYRRLVTEGLPLLLDLDGQPVAERWTSDEEDQASSNEDEEFPELRGPFCSERGFLKELEQETSRHREHRQQTALLEHLLRVEMRPALTDLPPLPGAPMAGNSSPSVPPRQGKETSPEPVSLPQASSATKKPCLPASRSQQSTVRAGKGAPSTTKTVTEKIKK; from the exons ATGCCTGGAG ATAAGCCTGCCCAGAGTCCAGAGGAAGGCGGTGTGTGCATTACTGAAGCCCTTATCACGAAGCGGAACTTGGCCTTCCCTGAGGATGAGGACCTGTCAGAGAAGAT GTTCCACACGCTTGCTGAACTGCAGACTGTCCGCCTGGACCGGGAGGGAATTACCACTATCAGGAACCTAGAGGGCTTCCAGAATCTTCACAGCCTCTATCTGCAAGGG AATAAGATCGAGCGAATTGAGAACCTGGCCTGTGTCCCCTCCTTACG CTTCCTGTCTCTGGCAGGAAACCGAATCAGGCAGGTGGAAAACCTCCGCGACCTCCCACACCTCCAGTTTCTGGACCTTTCTGAGAACCTGATAGAAATACTGAAGCTGG ATGAATTCCCCGAGAGCCTTCTCATCCTCAACCTGACTGGAAACAGCTGCACCAACCAGGAGAGCTACAG GAGGCTGGTGACAGAAGGCCTGCCACTGCTCCTGGACCTAGACGGGCAGCCTGTGGCAGAGCGCTGGACCTCGGATGAGGAGGATCAAGCCTCAAGCAATGAGGACGAGGAGTTCCCAGAGCTGAGAGGCCCGTTCTGCTCAGAGCGAG GCTTCCTcaaggagctggagcaggagacGAGCAGGCACCGGGAGCACAGGCAGCAGACAGCCCTGCTGGAGCACCTACTGAGGGTGGAGATGCGGCCCGCCCTCACCGACCTCCCACCGCTGCCAGGGGCGCCCATGGCCGGGAACAGCAGCCCTTCCGTCCCTCCCAGGCAAGGGAAGGAGACATCCCCGGAGCCCGTCTCCTTGCCACAAGCCTCCTCTGCCACCAAGAAACCATGCCTTCCGGCTTCCAGGAGCCAACAAAGCACTGTTCGGGCAGGGAAGGGGGCCCCCAGCACGACCAAAACTGTGACCGAAAAAATCAAGAAGTGA
- the LRRC46 gene encoding leucine-rich repeat-containing protein 46 isoform X5: MPGDKPAQSPEEGGVCITEALITKRNLAFPEDEDLSEKIIRSSELRTWPVSPPYDEFPESLLILNLTGNSCTNQESYRRLVTEGLPLLLDLDGQPVAERWTSDEEDQASSNEDEEFPELRGPFCSERGDPAFQGSQHPQSTPLPALWDLREAKTAVVSGDVVPGPDQSGHAGFLKELEQETSRHREHRQQTALLEHLLRVEMRPALTDLPPLPGAPMAGNSSPSVPPRQGKETSPEPVSLPQASSATKKPCLPASRSQQSTVRAGKGAPSTTKTVTEKIKK; encoded by the exons ATGCCTGGAG ATAAGCCTGCCCAGAGTCCAGAGGAAGGCGGTGTGTGCATTACTGAAGCCCTTATCACGAAGCGGAACTTGGCCTTCCCTGAGGATGAGGACCTGTCAGAGAAGAT AATAAGATCGAGCGAATTGAGAACCTGGCCTGTGTCCCCTCCTTACG ATGAATTCCCCGAGAGCCTTCTCATCCTCAACCTGACTGGAAACAGCTGCACCAACCAGGAGAGCTACAG GAGGCTGGTGACAGAAGGCCTGCCACTGCTCCTGGACCTAGACGGGCAGCCTGTGGCAGAGCGCTGGACCTCGGATGAGGAGGATCAAGCCTCAAGCAATGAGGACGAGGAGTTCCCAGAGCTGAGAGGCCCGTTCTGCTCAGAGCGAGGTGACCCTGCTTTCCAAGGCTCGCAGCATCCCCAGAGCACACCCCTGCCTGCCCTGTGGGATCTGAGAGAAGCTAAGACAGCGGTGGTGTCTGGGGACGTGGTCCCAGGGCCAGACCAGTCTGGGCATGCAG GCTTCCTcaaggagctggagcaggagacGAGCAGGCACCGGGAGCACAGGCAGCAGACAGCCCTGCTGGAGCACCTACTGAGGGTGGAGATGCGGCCCGCCCTCACCGACCTCCCACCGCTGCCAGGGGCGCCCATGGCCGGGAACAGCAGCCCTTCCGTCCCTCCCAGGCAAGGGAAGGAGACATCCCCGGAGCCCGTCTCCTTGCCACAAGCCTCCTCTGCCACCAAGAAACCATGCCTTCCGGCTTCCAGGAGCCAACAAAGCACTGTTCGGGCAGGGAAGGGGGCCCCCAGCACGACCAAAACTGTGACCGAAAAAATCAAGAAGTGA
- the LRRC46 gene encoding leucine-rich repeat-containing protein 46 isoform X3 — MFHTLAELQTVRLDREGITTIRNLEGFQNLHSLYLQGNKIERIENLACVPSLRFLSLAGNRIRQVENLRDLPHLQFLDLSENLIEILKLDEFPESLLILNLTGNSCTNQESYRRLVTEGLPLLLDLDGQPVAERWTSDEEDQASSNEDEEFPELRGPFCSERGDPAFQGSQHPQSTPLPALWDLREAKTAVVSGDVVPGPDQSGHAGFLKELEQETSRHREHRQQTALLEHLLRVEMRPALTDLPPLPGAPMAGNSSPSVPPRQGKETSPEPVSLPQASSATKKPCLPASRSQQSTVRAGKGAPSTTKTVTEKIKK, encoded by the exons AT GTTCCACACGCTTGCTGAACTGCAGACTGTCCGCCTGGACCGGGAGGGAATTACCACTATCAGGAACCTAGAGGGCTTCCAGAATCTTCACAGCCTCTATCTGCAAGGG AATAAGATCGAGCGAATTGAGAACCTGGCCTGTGTCCCCTCCTTACG CTTCCTGTCTCTGGCAGGAAACCGAATCAGGCAGGTGGAAAACCTCCGCGACCTCCCACACCTCCAGTTTCTGGACCTTTCTGAGAACCTGATAGAAATACTGAAGCTGG ATGAATTCCCCGAGAGCCTTCTCATCCTCAACCTGACTGGAAACAGCTGCACCAACCAGGAGAGCTACAG GAGGCTGGTGACAGAAGGCCTGCCACTGCTCCTGGACCTAGACGGGCAGCCTGTGGCAGAGCGCTGGACCTCGGATGAGGAGGATCAAGCCTCAAGCAATGAGGACGAGGAGTTCCCAGAGCTGAGAGGCCCGTTCTGCTCAGAGCGAGGTGACCCTGCTTTCCAAGGCTCGCAGCATCCCCAGAGCACACCCCTGCCTGCCCTGTGGGATCTGAGAGAAGCTAAGACAGCGGTGGTGTCTGGGGACGTGGTCCCAGGGCCAGACCAGTCTGGGCATGCAG GCTTCCTcaaggagctggagcaggagacGAGCAGGCACCGGGAGCACAGGCAGCAGACAGCCCTGCTGGAGCACCTACTGAGGGTGGAGATGCGGCCCGCCCTCACCGACCTCCCACCGCTGCCAGGGGCGCCCATGGCCGGGAACAGCAGCCCTTCCGTCCCTCCCAGGCAAGGGAAGGAGACATCCCCGGAGCCCGTCTCCTTGCCACAAGCCTCCTCTGCCACCAAGAAACCATGCCTTCCGGCTTCCAGGAGCCAACAAAGCACTGTTCGGGCAGGGAAGGGGGCCCCCAGCACGACCAAAACTGTGACCGAAAAAATCAAGAAGTGA
- the LRRC46 gene encoding leucine-rich repeat-containing protein 46 isoform X1 — translation MCVIHHQSLFPFPVSPWFPSLMSRSLFGCGVIRVLKSDLAQPQVYALNHPPGENKSSQGSDNQFKKWDDHSQSATSPASRVDMVLGLCPFKRPPIQLTSAWFPQLGFFLQNKIERIENLACVPSLRFLSLAGNRIRQVENLRDLPHLQFLDLSENLIEILKLDEFPESLLILNLTGNSCTNQESYRRLVTEGLPLLLDLDGQPVAERWTSDEEDQASSNEDEEFPELRGPFCSERGDPAFQGSQHPQSTPLPALWDLREAKTAVVSGDVVPGPDQSGHAGFLKELEQETSRHREHRQQTALLEHLLRVEMRPALTDLPPLPGAPMAGNSSPSVPPRQGKETSPEPVSLPQASSATKKPCLPASRSQQSTVRAGKGAPSTTKTVTEKIKK, via the exons ATGTGTGTAATCCACCACCAAAGCCTTTTCCCTTTCCCCGTTTCCCCTTGGTTTCCTTCTCTGATGTCCAGGTCACTCTTTGGTTGTGGGGTGATCAGGGTACTTAAATCAGATTTAGCCCAGCCCCAAGTTTATGCCCTCAACCATCCACCTGGagaaaacaaatcatcccaaGGTAGTGACAACCAGTTCAAGAAGTGGGATGATCATTCCCAAAGTGCCACATCTCCAGCCTCAAGAGTAGACATGGTCTTGGGGCTCTGTCCCTTTAAAAGGCCCCCCATTCAGCTGACCTCAGCTTGGTTTCCCCAACTCGGTTTCTTCCTGCAGAATAAGATCGAGCGAATTGAGAACCTGGCCTGTGTCCCCTCCTTACG CTTCCTGTCTCTGGCAGGAAACCGAATCAGGCAGGTGGAAAACCTCCGCGACCTCCCACACCTCCAGTTTCTGGACCTTTCTGAGAACCTGATAGAAATACTGAAGCTGG ATGAATTCCCCGAGAGCCTTCTCATCCTCAACCTGACTGGAAACAGCTGCACCAACCAGGAGAGCTACAG GAGGCTGGTGACAGAAGGCCTGCCACTGCTCCTGGACCTAGACGGGCAGCCTGTGGCAGAGCGCTGGACCTCGGATGAGGAGGATCAAGCCTCAAGCAATGAGGACGAGGAGTTCCCAGAGCTGAGAGGCCCGTTCTGCTCAGAGCGAGGTGACCCTGCTTTCCAAGGCTCGCAGCATCCCCAGAGCACACCCCTGCCTGCCCTGTGGGATCTGAGAGAAGCTAAGACAGCGGTGGTGTCTGGGGACGTGGTCCCAGGGCCAGACCAGTCTGGGCATGCAG GCTTCCTcaaggagctggagcaggagacGAGCAGGCACCGGGAGCACAGGCAGCAGACAGCCCTGCTGGAGCACCTACTGAGGGTGGAGATGCGGCCCGCCCTCACCGACCTCCCACCGCTGCCAGGGGCGCCCATGGCCGGGAACAGCAGCCCTTCCGTCCCTCCCAGGCAAGGGAAGGAGACATCCCCGGAGCCCGTCTCCTTGCCACAAGCCTCCTCTGCCACCAAGAAACCATGCCTTCCGGCTTCCAGGAGCCAACAAAGCACTGTTCGGGCAGGGAAGGGGGCCCCCAGCACGACCAAAACTGTGACCGAAAAAATCAAGAAGTGA
- the SCRN2 gene encoding secernin-2, producing MERWHERDTLISTSPQMASWSPDTPCSCDCFVSVPPASAIPAVIFAKNSDRPREEVQEVVFVPAGTHVPGSRLQCTYIEVEQVSKTHAVILSRPSWLWGAEMGANEHGVCIGNEAVWTKEPVGTGEALLGMDLLRLALERGSSAQEALHVITGLLERYGQGGSCREDPMPFCYHNTFLLADRTEAWVLETAGRLWAAQRIQEGARNISNQLSIGTDISAEHPELRPHARAQGWWDGQGAFDFAQTFSLTQQPVRMEAAKARFRAGQELLQQRQGGITAEAMMGILRSKESGICMDSGGFRTTASMVSVLPQDPTQPCVHFLTATPDPSRSVFKPFIFGVGAAQVPQVLSPTFGAQDPVRSLPRFQTQVDRRHALYRGHQVALGLMESEQDRGQQLRQKQRDLEQKGLEAVRGLLAREWAPPPQELGSLFQAFVEKESRAYA from the exons ATGGAGAGGTGGCACGAGAGGGACACACTCATCTCCACCTCTCCGCAGATGGCATCGTGGAGCCCTGACACCCCATGTTCCTGCGACTGCTTTGTCTCGGTGCCCCCGGCCTCGGCCATCCCAGCTGTGATCTTTGCCAAGAACTCTGACCGGCCCCGGGAAGAGGTGCAGGAGGTGGTGTTTGTACCGGCAGGCACTCACGTCCCTGGGAGCCGGCTCCAG TGCACCTACATTGAGGTGGAACAGGTGTCAAAGACCCATGCTGTGATCCTGAGCCGCCCTTCTTGGCTGTGGGGGGCTGAGATGGGTGCCAATGAGCATGGTGTCTGCATTGGCAACGAGGCGGTGTGGACCAAGGAGCCAGTTGGGACAGGGGAAGCCCTGCTGGGCATGGATTTACTCAG GCTGGCTTTAGAACGTGGCAGCTCAGCCCAGGAGGCCTTGCACGTGATCACAGGCTTGCTGGAGCGCTACGGGCAGGGGGGCAGCTGCCGGGAGGACCCCATGCCATTCTGCTACCACAACACCTTCCTGCTGGCCGACCGGACTGAGGCATGGGTGCTGGAGACGGCGGGGAGGCTGTGGGCTGCGCAGAGGATCCAGG AGGGGGCCCGCAACATCTCCAACCAGCTGAGCATCGGCACGGACATCTCAGCAGAACACCCTGAGCTCCGGCCCCACGCCCGGGCCCAGGGCTGGTGGGATGGGCAAGGTGCCTTTGACTTTGCCCAGACCTTCTCCCTGACCCAGCAGCCTGTGCGCATGGAGGCTGCCAAGGCCCGCTTCCGGGCCGGGCAGGAGCTGCTGCAGCAAAGGCAAG GGGGCATCACGGCAGAGGCGATGATGGGCATCCTCAGGAGCAAGGAGAGTGGCATCTGTATGGACTCCGGAGGCTTCCGCACCACGGCCAGCATGGTGTCCGTGCTGCCCCAGGACCCCACACAGCCCTGCGTCCACTTCCTCACTGCCACGCCAGACCCGTCCCG GTCGGTGTTCAAACCTTTCATCTTCGGTGTGGGAGCGGCCCAGGTCCCCCAGGTGCTGTCCCCCACTTTTGGAGCACAGGACCCTGTTCGGAGCCTGCCTCGATTCCAGACTCAGGTGGATCGCCGGCACGCCCTCTACCGCGGACACCAGGTGGCCCTGGGGCTGATGGAGAGTGAGCAG GATCGTGGGCAGCAGCTCCGGCAGAAGCAGCGGGACCTGGAGCAGAAAGGCCTGGAGGCTGTGCGGGGGCTGCTGGCCAGGGAGTGGGCCCCACCGCCCCAGGAGCTGGGCAGCCTCTTCCAGGCCTTTGTGGAGAAGGAGAGCCGGGCATATGCCTGA